The Petropleomorpha daqingensis genome includes a window with the following:
- a CDS encoding DAK2 domain-containing protein, whose translation MLEALDDAAAGRWCRAACTALSEARARLDDLNVFPVPDGDTGTNLLLTAQAALAALDEAAESPESAWTVLARGAVLGARGNSGTILAQLFRGLADQLAGQEPADGPTFALAMQKAAESAYTAVADPEEGTFLTVARGGARAAGEAVDEGRTELAAVVRAAADGARAALDTTTEQLAALRDAGVVDAGGAGFCLVLDALVTTVTGVEPARPPLARRTRRPAHDDAPHQPPAGPGSEVQYLLADTDEEAVTRLHERLAALGDSLVIVGVDTAEGRAWNVHVHVSDIGAAIEAGIEAGRPYRISVTPLAPIRPPAPVPGTRAVVAVVNGDGLAELFTGEGVRVVTCGPDGVREDDVLAEILACTAADVVVLPNDADLTALASRAAARAREEGRDVSVVPTRSPVQGLAAVAVADPGRRFGDDVIAMAEAAAATRWAEVTLADQEALTSAGLCRPGDALGSAEGDVVVVGPNLPEVACELLDRLLGAGGELATLVVGPDPVLGDAVCAHLAAVHPTVEVARYDGGPAGVLLLVGVE comes from the coding sequence GTGCTGGAGGCGCTGGACGACGCCGCGGCCGGCCGGTGGTGCCGCGCCGCGTGCACCGCCCTGTCCGAGGCCAGGGCCCGGCTCGACGACCTCAACGTCTTCCCGGTGCCCGACGGCGACACCGGCACCAACCTGCTGCTCACCGCCCAGGCCGCGCTGGCCGCGCTCGACGAGGCCGCGGAGAGCCCGGAGTCCGCCTGGACCGTGCTCGCCCGGGGCGCGGTGCTCGGCGCCCGCGGCAATTCCGGCACCATCCTCGCCCAGCTGTTCCGCGGCCTGGCCGACCAGCTCGCCGGCCAGGAGCCGGCCGACGGCCCCACGTTCGCCCTGGCGATGCAGAAGGCGGCCGAGAGCGCCTACACGGCGGTGGCCGATCCCGAGGAGGGGACCTTCCTCACCGTCGCCCGCGGCGGAGCCCGCGCGGCGGGCGAGGCCGTCGACGAGGGCCGCACCGAGCTCGCCGCCGTCGTCCGGGCCGCCGCCGACGGCGCCCGCGCGGCGCTGGACACCACCACCGAGCAGCTCGCCGCGCTGCGCGACGCCGGGGTGGTCGACGCCGGCGGCGCCGGCTTCTGCCTGGTGCTCGACGCGCTCGTCACCACGGTCACCGGCGTCGAGCCGGCCCGCCCGCCGCTGGCCCGCCGCACCCGCCGTCCCGCGCACGACGACGCGCCGCACCAGCCGCCCGCCGGCCCCGGCAGCGAGGTGCAGTACCTGCTGGCCGACACCGACGAGGAGGCGGTCACCCGGCTGCACGAGCGGCTGGCCGCCCTCGGCGACAGCCTCGTCATCGTGGGCGTCGACACCGCCGAGGGCCGCGCCTGGAACGTGCACGTGCACGTCTCCGACATCGGTGCCGCGATCGAGGCGGGCATCGAGGCCGGCCGGCCGTACCGGATCTCGGTCACCCCGCTCGCGCCGATCCGCCCGCCGGCCCCGGTGCCCGGCACCCGCGCGGTGGTCGCCGTCGTCAACGGCGACGGGCTCGCCGAGCTGTTCACCGGGGAGGGGGTCCGGGTGGTCACCTGCGGCCCCGACGGGGTCAGGGAGGACGACGTCCTGGCCGAGATCCTCGCCTGCACCGCCGCGGACGTCGTCGTCCTGCCCAACGACGCCGACCTGACCGCGCTCGCCTCCCGCGCCGCCGCCCGCGCCCGCGAGGAGGGCCGCGACGTCTCCGTCGTCCCCACCCGCTCGCCGGTGCAGGGGCTGGCCGCGGTCGCCGTGGCCGACCCCGGACGCCGGTTCGGCGACGACGTCATCGCCATGGCCGAGGCCGCGGCGGCCACCCGCTGGGCCGAGGTGACCCTCGCCGACCAGGAGGCGCTCACCTCCGCCGGGCTCTGCCGGCCCGGCGACGCGCTGGGGTCGGCCGAGGGCGACGTCGTGGTCGTCGGCCCGAACCTGCCGGAGGTGGCCTGCGAGCTGCTCGACCGGCTGCTCGGCGCGGGTGGCGAGCTGGCCACGCTGGTCGTCGGTCCCGATCCGGTTCTCGGCGACGCGGTGTGCGCGCACCTCGCCGCCGTCCACCCGACGGTCGAGGTGGCCCGCTACGACGGCGGCCCGGCCGGTGTTCTCCTGCTGGTGGGAGTCGAGTGA
- the rpmB gene encoding 50S ribosomal protein L28, which produces MCDVCGKGPGFGMSVSHSHRRTPRRWNPNIQSVRALVAPGNRKRINACTSCIRAGKVVRA; this is translated from the coding sequence GTGTGCGACGTCTGTGGCAAGGGGCCCGGTTTCGGTATGTCGGTGTCGCACTCGCACCGCCGCACGCCGCGCCGTTGGAACCCGAACATCCAGTCCGTGCGGGCGCTCGTCGCCCCCGGCAACCGCAAGCGCATCAACGCCTGCACCTCGTGCATCCGCGCGGGCAAGGTCGTCCGCGCCTAG
- a CDS encoding AAA family ATPase — MGIVTISASYGAGGAEVAPAVAERLGLTFHDRAIPARVAGRLGVPVAEAEANDETVVRGLWRLVASLGTMPDPVGGVMPTSALPDERAYRQQTERILAEVADTGGGVVLGRAAALVLRERPDALHVRLDGPAERRLAAAVARSGRPVEDVRGDLEANDRTREAYVRHFYRCNPASARHYHLVIDSTTLALDTVVDLIVLAARDRGIGAH, encoded by the coding sequence GTGGGCATCGTGACGATCTCCGCGTCGTACGGGGCCGGGGGTGCCGAGGTGGCGCCCGCCGTCGCCGAGCGGCTCGGCCTGACCTTCCACGACCGGGCGATCCCCGCGCGGGTCGCCGGCCGGCTCGGGGTGCCGGTCGCCGAGGCCGAGGCCAATGACGAGACGGTGGTGCGCGGGCTGTGGCGGCTGGTGGCCTCGCTGGGCACCATGCCGGACCCGGTCGGAGGGGTGATGCCCACCTCGGCGCTGCCCGACGAGCGGGCCTACCGGCAGCAGACGGAGCGGATCCTCGCCGAGGTGGCCGACACCGGCGGGGGAGTGGTGCTCGGCCGGGCGGCGGCGCTCGTGCTGCGCGAGCGGCCCGACGCGCTGCACGTGCGCCTCGACGGGCCGGCCGAGCGCCGGCTGGCCGCCGCGGTGGCCCGCTCCGGCCGGCCCGTGGAGGACGTCCGCGGCGACCTCGAGGCCAACGACCGCACGCGCGAGGCCTACGTGCGGCACTTCTACCGCTGCAACCCGGCCTCGGCGCGGCACTACCACCTCGTGATCGACAGCACGACCCTCGCGCTGGACACCGTGGTCGACCTCATCGTGCTCGCCGCCCGCGACCGCGGCATCGGCGCGCACTGA